Proteins encoded within one genomic window of Triticum aestivum cultivar Chinese Spring chromosome 2D, IWGSC CS RefSeq v2.1, whole genome shotgun sequence:
- the LOC123049454 gene encoding uncharacterized protein: MATLWRHPSLEFDVKVVRVAGVEARLEGGLFVRYYVPSGDRRRRIRVDTREVPCGAGGDDVLWGERVRFQLAGNGGAVAAPGKVAFELRWRPRPSSSGLAAFLGTGRPSSRVLAGAELALSARAKSASEESWLRLSPAGRELGGGCKAPKLLVEVKVVHAVAAADRVAVQARKFGGVNECCRGGERCGSCGWVGTEEDMFLAATFTQ; this comes from the coding sequence ATGGCGACCCTGTGGAGGCATCCGAGTCTCGAGTTCGACGTCAAGGTCGTCCGGGTTGCTGGCGTCGAGGCACGGCTCGAGGGCGGCCTCTTTGTGAGGTACTACGTCCCGTCCGGTGACAGGAGGCGGCGGATCCGCGTGGACACGCGCGAGGTCCCGTGCGGCGCCGGCGGCGATGACGTGCTCTGGGGCGAGCGCGTGCGCTTCCAGCTGGCGGGCAACGGCGGGGCCGTCGCCGCACCGGGCAAGGTCGCGTTCGAGCTCCGGTGGAGGCCGCGCCCTTCGTCGTCCGGCCTCGCGGCGTTCTTGGGAACAGGGAGGCCGTCGTCGCGCGTGCTGGCGGGGGCCGAGCTCGCCTTGTCGGCGCGCGCGAAGTCGGCGTCGGAGGAGAGCTGGCTGAGACTCTCGCCAGCGGGCCGGGAGCTGGGCGGTGGGTGCAAGGCGCCCAAGTTGCTCGTCGAGGTCAAGGTCGTCCACGCTGTAGCGGCAGCCGATCGCGTGGCCGTGCAAGCGAGGAAGTTCGGCGGCGTCAACGAGTGCTGCCGTGGCGGCGAGCGCTGCGGTAGCTGCGGGTGGGTCGGGACCGAGGAGGACATGTTCTTGGCGGCGACGTTTACTCAATAG